The following DNA comes from Enterobacter sp. SA187.
TCCAGTTACCCAGCGGATAGAACAGGGCCGGGAAGCGGGTTTTCACACCCTGCAAATCTTTCGCGCGGCGGAACTTCATGTGCGCCAGGCTTATCATCGCCCAGTTGATCACCAGGGCCGAAACCACCAGCGCCATCAGCAGGCCGAAGGCTTCGCCCGGTGCCAGGTAGTTGATCAGCACGCACAGCGCGGTAAAGAGCGCAGAGATGAGGATGGTGCCCACCGGCACGCCGCGTTTATCCACTTTCGCCAGCACTTTCGGCGCGTTGCCCTGTTGCGCCAGACCGAACAGCATACGGCTGTTGCAGTACACGCAGCTGTTGTACACCGACAGCGCGGCGGTCAGCACTACAATGTTCAGGGCGTTAGCCACGAAGGTGTCGCCCAGCTCATGGAAGATCAACACGAAGGGGCTGGTGTCGGCGGTCACGCGCGTCCACGGCAGCAGTGACAGCAGCACCGCCAGCGAGCCCACATAGAAGATCAGAATGCGGTAGATCACCTGGTTGGTGGCTTTCGGGATGCTGACCTGCGGGTTATCGGCTTCGGCGGCGGTAATGCCCACCAGCTCCAGCCCGCCGAAGGAGAACATGATGATCGCCATCATCATCACCAGCCCGGTAAAGCCGTTAGGCAGGAATCCGCCCTGTTCCCAGAGGTTGCGCACGGTGGCCTGCGGGCCGGCGCTGTCGCTGAACAGCAGCCAGCCGCCGAACAGGATCATCGCCACGACCGCGATCACTTTGATAATGGCAAACCAGAACTCCATCTCGCCAAACACTTTTACGTTGGTGAGGTTGATAGCGTTGATCACCACGAAGAACACGGCGGCCGACGCCCAGGTCGGGATCTCCGGCCACCAGAATTGGATGTATTTACCGACGGCGGTCAGTTCCGCCATGGCGACCAGTACGTACAGCACCCAGTAGTTCCAGCCGGACGCGAAGCCCGCGAAACCGCCCCAGTATTTATAGGCAAAATGGCTGAACGAACCGGCTACCGGCTCTTCAACCACCATCTCGCCCAACTGGCGCATGATCAGAAAAGCGATAAAACCTGCAATCGCATAGCCGAGAATAATTCCCGGCCCGGCGGACTGGATGACTGACGCGCTGCCCAGAAACAGGCCAGTCCCGATAGCTCCACCCAGCGCAATAAGCTGAATGTGGCGGTTTTTAAGCCCGCGCTTCAGCAGTTCACCGTGCTGTTGACCTTCCATCATGAAACCTCGTGTGTGGTTATTATTAGTACGCTGTTGTGTGCGTGTACGGATGAAATTCCATTTGTTGTATTTATATGTTTACGAAAGGTCTTTCTTAAATATGGCGCTGAGTCTTTCGTCTGCATCAGAATAGTGGTAAGCGCATGCGAATGCACCTGCTTTATTAGGGGCGCATGACGACTGAATAAAAAGAAACCAATTGTAAATGGTAGCCATTCCTCCTCTTCATTACCCCAAATGCATAATTCCACTCCAGAAATGGGTATTTACTCGTTTTTCGTGCGACTGAATCGGTTCACTTTACCGGTCAGGCGTTTCACATAAGTTAAATATGCCTCTTTATGAGTAGCGGGCTCATTTGTGCGAAGTTACATTTCTGAAACGTTATTTCTGTAATGTTGTTAAAATGTGCGTGGTTCCCTGATTTCAATCAAAACCTGTATGGACAGAAGGTGAATACTTTGTTACTTTAGCGTCAAGAACATGAAATTGGTCAGACCAATTGACTCCGGTTAAATGGCACTCCGGGAAAACGGCTTAGGACAGGGAACAATGGCCTACAGTAAAATCCGCCAACCTAAATTATCCGATGTGATAGAGCAGCAACTGGAGTTTTTGATCCTTGAAGGGACATTGCGCCCCGGTGAAAAACTTCCTCCGGAACGTGAGCTGGCTAAACAGTTCGACGTTTCCCGTCCTTCGCTGCGCGAGGCGATCCAACGCCTTGAAGCCAAGGGCCTGCTACTGCGTCGCCAGGGCGGTGGTACCTTTGTCCAGAGTAACCTGTGGCAGAGCTTCAGCGATCCGCTGGTAGAGCTTTTGTCCGATCACCCCGAATCCCAGTTTGACCTCCTTGAGACGCGCCACGCGCTTGAAGGCATTGCCGCCTATTACGCGGCCTTGCGTGGCACCGACGACGATCGCGCGCGCATCCGCGAGCTGCATCAGGCGATCGAGCGCGCGCAGGAATCCGGGGATCTCGATGCCGAAGCCGATGCCGTCGTCCTGTATCAGATTGCCGTCACCGAAGCGGCGCACAATGTGGTTTTGCTGCATTTGCTACGCTGCATGGAACCAATGATGGCGCAGAACGTTCGTCAGAATTTTGAATTGCTGTATGCCCGCCGGGAAATGCTCCCGCTGGTAAGCAACCATCGCTCCAGAATTTTTGAGGCGATTATCGCCAGAGAGCCGGAGCAGGCGCGTGAAGCGTCTCACCGGCATCTGGCGTTTATTGAGGAAATATTGCTGGACCGCAGCCGTGAGCAGAGCCGTCGTGAACGCTCCATGCGCCGCCTACAGCAAAGAAAGGATTAAGCGCCATAATTTAGAGCGCGGCAACTAAACGCAGAACCTGTCTTATTGTGTTTTCTGCCGAAAATACAATGGGACAGGTTCCAGATTAATCAACGAAAATTAGATAGATAAGGAAAAACCCATGTCAGATCGTTTAATCAATGACGTGGATCCGATCGAAACTCGCGACTGGCAACAGGCGATCGAATCGGTCATCCGTGAAGAAGGTGTTGAGCGCGCTCAGTATCTGATTGACCAGTTACTGTCTCAGGCCCGCAAAGGCGGCGTTAACGTGGCAGCTGGTTCAAACGCTCGCAACTATGTAAATACTATTGCCGTTGAAGATGAGCCGGAATACCCGGGTAATCTGGAGCTGGAACGTCGCATTCGTTCTGCTATCCGCTGGAACGCCATCATGACCGTGCTGCGTGCGTCTAAAAAAGACCTCGAGCTGGGCGGCCACATGGCGTCTTTCCAGTCTTCTGCGACTGTGTATGAAGTTTGCTTCAACCACTTCTTCCGCGCACGCAGCGAGAAAGACGGTGGCGATCTGGTGTACTTCCAGGGCCACATCTCTCCGGGCGTTTACGCTCGCGCATTCCTGGAAGGTCGTCTGACTGAAGAGCAGATGAACAACTTCCGTCAGGAAGTTCACGGCAATGGCCTGTCTTCCTACCCGCACCCGAAACTGATGCCGGAATTCTGGCAGTTCCCGACCGTCTCTATGGGTCTGGGTCCGATTGGTGCGATCTACCAGGCTAAATTCCTGAAATATCTGGAACACCGTGGTCTGAAAGATACTTCCCAGCAAACCGTTTACGCCTTCCTTGGCGACGGCGAGATGGATGAGCCGGAATCCAAAGGCGCGATCACCATCGCGACCCGTGAAAAACTGGATAACCTGGTCTTCGTTATCAACTGTAACCTGCAACGTCTGGACGGCCCGGTAACCGGTAACGGCAAAATCATCAACGAACTGGAAGGCATCTTCGAAGGCGCTGGCTGGAACGTAATCAAGGTGATGTGGGGCGGTCGTTGGGATGAGCTGCTGCGTAAAGACACCAGCGGTAAACTGATCCAGCTGATGAACGAAACCGTTGACGGCGACTATCAGACCTTCAAATCCAAAAACGGCGCGTACGTTCGTGAGCACTTCTTCGGTAAATACCCGGAAACTGCCGCGCTGGTTGCCGACTGGTCTGACGATGAGATCTGGGCACTGAACCGTGGTGGCCACGATCCGAAGAAAGTCTACGCTGCATTCAAGAAAGCGCAGGAAACCAAAGGCAAAGCGACTGTTATCCTGGCCCATACCATCAAAGGTTACGGCATGGGCGACACCGCTGAAGGTAAAAACATCGCCCACCAGGTGAAGAAAATGAACATGGACGGTGTACGTTACATCCGTGATCGTTTCAATGTGCCGGTGACCGATGAGCAGGTTGAGAAGCTGTCCTACATTACCTTCCCGGAAGGTTCTGAAGAGCACACCTACCTGCACGCCCAGCGTCAGAAGCTGAACGGCTACCTGCCGTCTCGTCAGCCGAAATTCTCTGAGAAGCTTGAGCTGCCGACCCTGGCTGACTTCAACCAGCTGCTGGAAGAGCAGAACAAAGAGATCTCCACCACTATCGCCTTCGTGCGTGCCCTGAACGTGATGCTGAAGAACAAGTCGATCAAAGATCGCCTCGTACCGATCATCGCCGACGAAGCGCGTACTTTCGGTATGGAAGGTCTGTTCCGTCAGATTGGTATTTACAGCCCGAACGGCCAGCAGTATACCCCGCAGGACCGTGAGCAGGTTGCTTACTATAAAGAGGACGAGAAAGGTCAGATCCTGCAGGAAGGTATCAACGAGCTGGGCGCAGGTTCTTCCTGGCTGGCCGCTGCGACCTCTTACAGCACCAACGATCTGCCGATGATCCCGTTCTACATCTACTACTCCATGTTCGGTTTCCAGCGTATCGGCGACCTGTGCTGGGCAGCAGGCGATCAGCAAGCTCGTGGCTTCCTGATTGGCGGGACTTCTGGTCGTACTACGCTTAACGGCGAAGGTCTGCAGCACGAAGATGGTCACAGCCACATTCAGTCGCTGACCATCCCGAACTGTATCTCTTACGATCCGGCTTACGCCTACGAAGTTGCTGTCATCATGCATGACGGTCTGCATCGTATGTACGGTGAAGCGCAAGAGAACGTGTACTACTACATCACCACGCTGAACGAAAACTATCACATGCCAGCGATGCCGGAAGGCGCCGAGGAAGGGATCCGTAAAGGTATCTACAAACTCGAAACTGTCGAAGGCGCGAAAGGTAAAGTTCAGCTGCTGGGCTCCGGTTCTATCCTGCGTCACGTACGTGAAGCAGCGCAGATCCTGGCGAAAGACTACGGTATCGGTTCTGACGTGTTCAGCGTGACCTCCTTCACCGAACTGGCGCGCGATGGCCAGGATTGTGAGCGCTGGAACATGCTGCACCCGACCGACGAGCCGCGCGTACCGTACGTTGCACAGGTTCTGAGCGACGCACCGGCAGTGGCATCAACTGACTATATGAAACTGTTCGCTGAGCAGATCCGTAACTTCATCCCGGCAAGCGATTACCGCGTACTGGGTACTGATGGCTTCGGTCGCTCTGACAGCCGTGAAAACCTGCGTCACCACTTCGAAGTTGATGCTTCTTATGTGGTTGTGGCAGCACTGGGCGAACTGGCTAAACGTGGCGACATCGACAAGAAAGTAGTTGCAGAAGCAATTACCAAATTCAACATCGATGCAGATAAAGTTAACCCGCGTCTGGCGTAAGAGGTAAAAGAAGAATGGCTATCGAAATCAATGTACCGGACATCGGGGCTGATGAAGTTGAAATCACCGAGATCCTGGTCAAAGTGGGCGACAAAGTTGAAGCTGAACAGTCGCTGATCACCGTAGAAGGCGACAAAGCTTCTATGGAAGTCCCGTCACCTCAGGCTGGCGTTGTTAAAGAGATCAAAGTCTCTGTTGGCGACAAAACCGAGACTGGCAAACTGATCATGATTTTCGATTCCGCTGACGGTGCTGCTGATGCAGCACCTGCGAAAGCAGAAGAGAAGAAAGAAGCAGCACCGGCAGCAGCCTCTGCACCGGCTGCGGCGGCTGCCAAAGACGTCAACGTACCGGATATCGGCGGCGACGAAGTTGAAGTCACCGAGATCATGGTTAAAGTCGGCGACAAAGTGGCTGCTGAGCAGTCGCTGATCACCGTGGAAGGCGACAAAGCCTCCATGGAAGTCCCGGCTCCGTTCGCGGGCACCGTGAAAGAGATCAAAATCAGCACCGGTGACAAAGTGTCCACCGGCTCCCTGATCATGGTCTTCGAAGTGGAAGGCGCCGCTCCGGCTGCCAGCGACGCGAAACCGCAGGTTAAAGAAGAAGCGGCTTCTGCTCCGGCAGCAGCGGCGGGCGCGAAAGACGTCAACGTACCGGACATCGGCGGTGACGAAGTTGAAGTGACCGAAGTGATGGTGAAAGTGGGCGACAAAGTTGCCGCTGAGCAGTCACTGATCACCGTGGAAGGCGACAAAGCCTCCATGGAAGTTCCGGCACCGTTCGCGGGCACCGTGAAAGAGATCAAAATCAGCACCGGCGACAAAGTGTCTACCGGCTCCCTGATCATGGTCTTCGAAGTGGAAGGCGCAGCCCCGGCTGCGGCTCCGGCTGCGGCCAAACAGGAAGCAGCACCAGCACCGGCGGCGAAAGCACCGGCCGCCGCTGCACCGGCGAAAGCGGAAGGCAAATCTGAGTTTGCTGAAAACGACGCTTACGTCCACGCGACCCCGCTGATCCGCCGCCTGGCGCGCGAATTCGGTGTGAACCTGGCGAAAGTGAAAGGTACAGGTCGTAAAGGCCGTATCCTGCGCGAAGACGTTCAGGCTTACGTGAAAGACGCGGTTAAACGCGCTGAAGCGGCACCTGCTGCTGCTACCGGCGGCGGTCTGCCGGGCATGCTGCCATGGCCGAAAGTGGACTTCAGCAAGTTTGGTGAAGTGGAAGAAGTTGAACTGGGCCGTATCCAGAAAATCTCTGGTGCTAACCTGAGCCGTAACTGGGTGATGATCCCGCACGTTACGCACTTCGACAAAACCGACATCACCGATCTGGAAGCCTTCCGTAAGCAGCAGAACGCCGAAGCTGAGAAGCGCAAACTGGACGTGAAATTCACCCCGGTTGTCTTCATCATGAAAGCCGTTGCCGCAGCGCTCGAGCAGATGCCTCGCTTCAACAGCTCCCTGTCTGAAGACGCGCAGCGTCTGACGCTGAAGAAATACATCAACATCGGTGTGGCTGTTGATACCCCGAATGGCCTGGTGGTTCCGGTGTTCAAAGACGTGAACAAGAAGAGCATCACCGAGCTGTCCCGTGAACTGACCGTGATCTCCAAAAAAGCACGTGACGGTAAGCTGACGGCTGGCGAAATGCAGGGCGGTTGCTTCACCATCTCCAGCATCGGTGGCCTGGGTACTACGCACTTCGCGCCGATCGTTAACGCGCCGGAAGTGGCTATCCTCGGTGTGTCCAAATCCGCGATGGAGCCGGTCTGGAATGGTAAAGAGTTCGTGCCGCGTCTGATGATGCCGATCTCTCTGTCCTTCGACCACCGCGTGATCGACGGTGCTGATGGTGCGCGTTTCATCACTATCATCAATAACATGCTGTCTGATATTCGCCGTCTGGTGATGTAAATAAGAAAGCCGGCCTGACGGTCGGCTTTTTTCTGGTAATCTCATTATGTTACTGGGGTTATTGGGACAAAGGACAACTCGTTTACCGTTTGTTGTTTCAAAATTGTTAACAATTTTGTACTATGCGGGCGGATAGAACGTCCCGGCGAAGAAGGGCGATACGTCCCCTGGACTGCCGGAAATCAATAAGAGGTCATGATGAGTACTGAAATCAAAACTCAGGTCGTGGTACTTGGGGCAGGCCCGGCAGGTTACTCTGCTGCCTTCCGTTGCGCTGATTTAGGTCTGGAAACCGTCATTGTTGAACGTTACAACACCCTCGGCGGTGTTTGTCTGAACGTCGGCTGTATCCCTTCTAAAGCGCTGCTGCATGTTGCTAAAGTTATCGAAGAAGCCAAAGCGCTGGCTGAGCACGGTATCGTCTTCGGCGAACCGAAAACCGATATCGACAAGATTCGTACCTGGAAAGAAAAAGTCATCACCCAACTGACTGGCGGTCTGGCCGGTATGGCGAAAGGCCGTAAAGTAAAAGTGGTGAACGGTCTGGGTAAATTCACCGGGGCTAACACCCTGGAAGTGGAAGGCGAAAACGGCAAAACCGTAATCAACTTCGACAACGCGATCATCGCGGCGGGTTCCCGTCCGATCGAACTACCGTTCATTCCGCATGAAGATCCGCGCGTATGGGATTCCACCGACGCTCTGGAGCTGAAAGAAGTACCTAAGCGCCTGCTGGTTATGGGTGGCGGTATCATTGGTCTGGAAATGGGCACCGTGTACCATGCGCTGGGTTCAGAGATCGACGTGGTTGAAATGTTCGACCAGGTGATCCCGGCGGCTGACAAAGATATCGTTAAAGTCTTCACCAAGCGTATCAGCAAGAAATTCAACCTGATGCTGGAAACCAAAGTGACTGCCGTTGAAGCTAAAGAAGACGGTATTTACGTTTCCATGGAAGGCAAAAAAGCCCCTGCTGAAGCGCAGCGTTATGACGCCGTGCTGGTGGCTATCGGCCGTGTGCCGAACGGTAAAAACCTCGACGCAGGCAAAGCTGGCGTGGAAGTGGACGACCGTGGCTTTATCCGTGTCGACAAACAGCTGCGTACCAACGTACCGCACATCTTCGCTATCGGCGATATCGTCGGTCAGCCGATGCTGGCGCACAAAGGCGTTCACGAAGGTCACGTTGCCGCTGAAGTTATCGCCGGCATGAAGCACTACTTCGATCCGAAAGTGATCCCGTCCATCGCGTACACCGAGCCGGAAGTTGCCTGGGTTGGTCTGACCGAGAAAGAAGCGAAAGAGAAAGGCATCAGCTACGAAACCGCCACCTTCCCGTGGGCTGCTTCTGGCCGTGCTATCGCGTCCGACTGCGCAGACGGTATGACCAAACTGATTTTCGACAAAGAGACTCACCGTGTGATCGGTGGCGCTATTGTCGGTACTAACGGCGGCGAGCTGTTGGGCGAAATCGGTCTGGCTATCGAAATGGGCTGTGACGCGGAAGATCTGGCGCTGACTATCCATGCGCACCCGACTCTGCATGAGTCCGTGGGCCTGGCTGCTGAAGTGTTCGAAGGTAGCATCACCGACCTGCCGAACCCGAAAGCGAAAAAGAAATAAGCGTCTGAGTTTGTGTTGCCGGGTGGCGGCTTCGCCTTACCCGGCCTGCAAATTTAAAAGATGTAGGCCCGGCAAGCTTGCGCCGCCGGGCAAACAGGACCGGACATTAAAGCGGCTTAATAGCCGCTTTTTTTATGCCCGCGTTTTACCTTCAGGGCTGCACCGGTTGCCACTGCTCGTCCGGCGTAAACTGCGTTATCCCCGCAATCTGCTGCGCCGTCTGCGCGCCGAAATCCCGCTGATATACCCGATCCTGACCGTCAACCACAAAGGTGGCGACGCCGGTTTTGCCGTAGTCCAGCGGCCACGCCAGCAGCGCGGCAGGCGCATCATTACCTTGCCCCTTACCCGTCAGCAGCCGGAAACGATAGCCGTGATAACCCTCGCCGGGCGCGGTCGGGCTGAACGCCGGGCCAAGCGGGCTGTGCGCTTCCCCCGGTGACACCGGCCAGTAGAGGCCATCTTTTTTACCCTCGCTGCTGATAAGCTTCTGCGCGTAATGGTGGTTAAGGGCGAAGTAATCCCGCTGCGCGTCCAAATAAGCCTGGAGCGCGTTAATAGCTGACAGCTCATTGCGCCCGAGGGTACGGGTGAGGATTTCGTCGGCGGCGCGTGCGGTATCAAACTGCCAGCCCGCGGCGGTTTTCACCATCGGGATGGGGAGCTGCCACTGACTGCGCCCGACACTCAGGTGCGCCACGCCGTTCTGCTCATCAATCTGATGGCTTATCTGCCAGTCGCGCAGAAAACGCGCCACGGCTTGCGCATCTGCCCCGTCCGGCGGCAGGATCTGCTGCCAGTCATCGCCGAGCAGTTGCGTCAGCACGCTGTCATTTTGATCCTGGATGGCGCTGACTAGCGTACTGGCGGCCTGCTCCGGCGTGCTGAACGCCTGCTGCGCCTGACCCATCACCGGTAACAGCAGCAGCAATCCGGCGATAATTTTCTGTAGTTTCATGATCCCTGCCTGATTAACGACGGTTAAGTTCACGGCGTTCGGCCGCATGTTCACGTAACGAGCTGCGCTGTTCGCGGTTCAGACGCTGGCGGCTCTGTTCGCCGCGCTGACGCTGCGCCTGCCAGGACGGTGAACGGCTGTCATTGCCGCTCAACGCCGTGGCGCGGGAAGCGCTCTGGCGCTGCTGCAGCTTTTCCCGCCGCTGTTGCTGTTGCGGCGTCGGGTTATCGTGGCGGGCTTTGATGGCATCGCGGCGCTGTTGCTGCTGCGCGGTGGGATTGTCCCGGCGGGCCTGTATCGCCTCGCGTTTCTGCTGCGTCGTGGACTGATTGAACTGAGTTTTTGCCGCCTCGCGACGGGCGGTAGTGGTGGGAGTATCGTAACCGCGATAATTATTGCGCTGCGCGATCTGGTTTAACTGCTTTGCTGCCGTCTGACGCTGCGCATCGCGGGAGGGCAGGTTATTACGGAAGACGGGATTGTGCTGCCACACCACAGTGTCATTTCTGGTGACCAGCCTGCCGCCGGAAATGCGGTTGAAGTTATTGACGTTGATATTGATGTTATCGCCGTTATGGTCGTAGCCGCGATGGTAATGATCGTCATCCCAGTCAATATCGCTGAACAGCGCATAAGTGGTGGCGACGCCGAGACTGAAACCTAAGCCCCGCACCAGGCTGTCGGTGAACTGCTGGCCGGGAGGCGGCGGCAGATACACCGGCGGATAGGCGGGCGTCGGCCAGCTGCCGTACACTACGGTCGGGTTATAGCTCGGGACATACACCACCTCCGGATCGGCGGGTTCGATTTTGATCACCGTCGGGGCTGGCGTACTCACCACGGTAGTGCTGCCGGACGCGGATTGCGGCGCGGTACTGCTTTTCGCCGGTACGGTGCTGACTTTCTGCTGCGGCGTGGAGGTGAGCGCGCCCGTCTGCTGCGCCAGCGCGCGCAGCTTCTGCACTGAATCCATTACCTCTTTCGGCTGCGCCAGAAAGGCATCGCCGAGGTTTTGCACCCACTGTGGGTTTTCCCCCATCAATGCCATCAGCGACGGAAAGGCCACCAGCGATCTGACGCTCGGATCCCAGGGCTGGTTAATCACCGCCTGGATCGCCGCGTCGCCCTGGAGCGTGGGATTATCCTGCGACCACTGCGCCGCCTGCACGACGTTTGCGGGGTAGGTGGCGGCCATCAGCACCTGCGAGAGCAGCGCGTCCGGGTAGAGCGCGATTGGTGCCACCCACTGATCGATTTGCGCCGTGGTAAAGGTTGAGGTGGCGACCGGCGGGGCGGGCGGCGGGGCGGGCGTAACCGGCTGGGCGACAACGGCAGGCGGCGGTGTTTCCGGCGTCCTGCTTTTGACATAGAGCACGCCCGAGGCGGCTAAAACCCCGGCGCTGCACAGCAGCATCAGGATCTGAGGTTTGAATGGCAACTTCATGAGGTTCTCCCGGTATCCGGTGGGATACACGCGAATAAAACACAGGCCAGATGGCGGTAAATGCCCGCGAGTATAAAGCGCTGATTGTTTATTTTTTGATTAAAACAGGCATCGCACCGTGCCCCGTCCATAACCGGACAACAAGAGTGTTAGTAAACATTGCAAAGCGTAGGGATAAGCCCTTTTGCAGAGTCAGCCGTGGGGGATAAAAAGGTATTTTCGTCTGCCGGAGAAGCCCTGTGAAAGAGAGGTGTATCGCCCGTAACGATTCAGCTAATTTTTAATGTTGCTTTTTTGTAAACAGATTAACACCCCCTTTAAATCCTGCTATGCTGCCCGTCGCGGTACCGGGCTTTTACCCTACAAACTGCTGTCTCACAGGAGCGTGAAGAAACTGCCGGCCGCACTATGACAATGAGAGCGAGGAGAACCGTCGTGCTAGAAGAATACCGTAAGCACGTAGCTGAACGTGCCGCTGAAGGGATTGCACCAAAACCCTTAGATGCCACGCAAATGGCTGCGCTGGTCGAGCTGCTGAAGTCCCCGCCAGTGGGCGAAGAAGAATTCCTGTTAGATCTGTTAGCCAACCGTGTCCCGCCGGGCGTTGATGAAGCCGCCTACGTTAAAGCCGGTTTCCTTGCAGCCGTCGCCAAAGGCGAAACCGCCTCTCCGCTGGTCACTCCGGAAAAAGCCATTGAACTGCTGGGCACCATGCAGGGTGGTTACAACATCCATCCGCTGATTGACGCGCTGGACGATGCTAAGCTGGCGCCGGGTGCCGCCAAAGCGCTGTCCCACACGCTGCTGATGTTCGACAACTTCTACGACGTGGAAGAGAAAGCCAAAGCGGGCAACGCTTACGCACAGCAGGTGATGCACTCCTGGGCCGAGGCAGAATGGTTCCTGAGCCGTCCACCGCTGGCTGAAAAAATTACCGTCACCGTCTTTAAAGTGACCGGCGAAACCAACACCGACGATCTCTCTCCGGCGCCGGATGCCTGGTCGCGCCCGGATATTCCGCTGCACGCGCTGGCGATGCTGAAAAACGCCCGTGAAGGCATTGTGCCGGATCAGCCGGGTAGCGTTGGCCCGATCAAACAGATCGAAGAGCTGAACAAAAAAGGCTTCCCGCTGGCCTACGTGGGCGACGTGGTCGGTACCGGTTCATCCCGTAAATCCGCCACCAACTCCGTACTCTGGTTTATGGGCGACGACATTCCGAACGTGCCGAACAAGCGCGGCGGCGGTCTGGTGCTGGGCGGCAAAATCGCGCCAATCTTCTTCAACACCATGGAAGATGCCGGCGCGCTGCCGATTGAAGTGGACGTGAAC
Coding sequences within:
- the lpdA gene encoding dihydrolipoyl dehydrogenase, which encodes MSTEIKTQVVVLGAGPAGYSAAFRCADLGLETVIVERYNTLGGVCLNVGCIPSKALLHVAKVIEEAKALAEHGIVFGEPKTDIDKIRTWKEKVITQLTGGLAGMAKGRKVKVVNGLGKFTGANTLEVEGENGKTVINFDNAIIAAGSRPIELPFIPHEDPRVWDSTDALELKEVPKRLLVMGGGIIGLEMGTVYHALGSEIDVVEMFDQVIPAADKDIVKVFTKRISKKFNLMLETKVTAVEAKEDGIYVSMEGKKAPAEAQRYDAVLVAIGRVPNGKNLDAGKAGVEVDDRGFIRVDKQLRTNVPHIFAIGDIVGQPMLAHKGVHEGHVAAEVIAGMKHYFDPKVIPSIAYTEPEVAWVGLTEKEAKEKGISYETATFPWAASGRAIASDCADGMTKLIFDKETHRVIGGAIVGTNGGELLGEIGLAIEMGCDAEDLALTIHAHPTLHESVGLAAEVFEGSITDLPNPKAKKK
- the aroP gene encoding aromatic amino acid transporter AroP; protein product: MMEGQQHGELLKRGLKNRHIQLIALGGAIGTGLFLGSASVIQSAGPGIILGYAIAGFIAFLIMRQLGEMVVEEPVAGSFSHFAYKYWGGFAGFASGWNYWVLYVLVAMAELTAVGKYIQFWWPEIPTWASAAVFFVVINAINLTNVKVFGEMEFWFAIIKVIAVVAMILFGGWLLFSDSAGPQATVRNLWEQGGFLPNGFTGLVMMMAIIMFSFGGLELVGITAAEADNPQVSIPKATNQVIYRILIFYVGSLAVLLSLLPWTRVTADTSPFVLIFHELGDTFVANALNIVVLTAALSVYNSCVYCNSRMLFGLAQQGNAPKVLAKVDKRGVPVGTILISALFTALCVLINYLAPGEAFGLLMALVVSALVINWAMISLAHMKFRRAKDLQGVKTRFPALFYPLGNWICLLFMAAVLVIMAMTPGMAISVWLIPVWMLILAVGYFFKQKNLKTAKAH
- the pdhR gene encoding pyruvate dehydrogenase complex transcriptional repressor PdhR, encoding MAYSKIRQPKLSDVIEQQLEFLILEGTLRPGEKLPPERELAKQFDVSRPSLREAIQRLEAKGLLLRRQGGGTFVQSNLWQSFSDPLVELLSDHPESQFDLLETRHALEGIAAYYAALRGTDDDRARIRELHQAIERAQESGDLDAEADAVVLYQIAVTEAAHNVVLLHLLRCMEPMMAQNVRQNFELLYARREMLPLVSNHRSRIFEAIIAREPEQAREASHRHLAFIEEILLDRSREQSRRERSMRRLQQRKD
- a CDS encoding DUF2950 family protein, producing MKLQKIIAGLLLLLPVMGQAQQAFSTPEQAASTLVSAIQDQNDSVLTQLLGDDWQQILPPDGADAQAVARFLRDWQISHQIDEQNGVAHLSVGRSQWQLPIPMVKTAAGWQFDTARAADEILTRTLGRNELSAINALQAYLDAQRDYFALNHHYAQKLISSEGKKDGLYWPVSPGEAHSPLGPAFSPTAPGEGYHGYRFRLLTGKGQGNDAPAALLAWPLDYGKTGVATFVVDGQDRVYQRDFGAQTAQQIAGITQFTPDEQWQPVQP
- the aceE gene encoding pyruvate dehydrogenase (acetyl-transferring), homodimeric type, whose product is MSDRLINDVDPIETRDWQQAIESVIREEGVERAQYLIDQLLSQARKGGVNVAAGSNARNYVNTIAVEDEPEYPGNLELERRIRSAIRWNAIMTVLRASKKDLELGGHMASFQSSATVYEVCFNHFFRARSEKDGGDLVYFQGHISPGVYARAFLEGRLTEEQMNNFRQEVHGNGLSSYPHPKLMPEFWQFPTVSMGLGPIGAIYQAKFLKYLEHRGLKDTSQQTVYAFLGDGEMDEPESKGAITIATREKLDNLVFVINCNLQRLDGPVTGNGKIINELEGIFEGAGWNVIKVMWGGRWDELLRKDTSGKLIQLMNETVDGDYQTFKSKNGAYVREHFFGKYPETAALVADWSDDEIWALNRGGHDPKKVYAAFKKAQETKGKATVILAHTIKGYGMGDTAEGKNIAHQVKKMNMDGVRYIRDRFNVPVTDEQVEKLSYITFPEGSEEHTYLHAQRQKLNGYLPSRQPKFSEKLELPTLADFNQLLEEQNKEISTTIAFVRALNVMLKNKSIKDRLVPIIADEARTFGMEGLFRQIGIYSPNGQQYTPQDREQVAYYKEDEKGQILQEGINELGAGSSWLAAATSYSTNDLPMIPFYIYYSMFGFQRIGDLCWAAGDQQARGFLIGGTSGRTTLNGEGLQHEDGHSHIQSLTIPNCISYDPAYAYEVAVIMHDGLHRMYGEAQENVYYYITTLNENYHMPAMPEGAEEGIRKGIYKLETVEGAKGKVQLLGSGSILRHVREAAQILAKDYGIGSDVFSVTSFTELARDGQDCERWNMLHPTDEPRVPYVAQVLSDAPAVASTDYMKLFAEQIRNFIPASDYRVLGTDGFGRSDSRENLRHHFEVDASYVVVAALGELAKRGDIDKKVVAEAITKFNIDADKVNPRLA
- the aceF gene encoding pyruvate dehydrogenase complex dihydrolipoyllysine-residue acetyltransferase; this translates as MAIEINVPDIGADEVEITEILVKVGDKVEAEQSLITVEGDKASMEVPSPQAGVVKEIKVSVGDKTETGKLIMIFDSADGAADAAPAKAEEKKEAAPAAASAPAAAAAKDVNVPDIGGDEVEVTEIMVKVGDKVAAEQSLITVEGDKASMEVPAPFAGTVKEIKISTGDKVSTGSLIMVFEVEGAAPAASDAKPQVKEEAASAPAAAAGAKDVNVPDIGGDEVEVTEVMVKVGDKVAAEQSLITVEGDKASMEVPAPFAGTVKEIKISTGDKVSTGSLIMVFEVEGAAPAAAPAAAKQEAAPAPAAKAPAAAAPAKAEGKSEFAENDAYVHATPLIRRLAREFGVNLAKVKGTGRKGRILREDVQAYVKDAVKRAEAAPAAATGGGLPGMLPWPKVDFSKFGEVEEVELGRIQKISGANLSRNWVMIPHVTHFDKTDITDLEAFRKQQNAEAEKRKLDVKFTPVVFIMKAVAAALEQMPRFNSSLSEDAQRLTLKKYINIGVAVDTPNGLVVPVFKDVNKKSITELSRELTVISKKARDGKLTAGEMQGGCFTISSIGGLGTTHFAPIVNAPEVAILGVSKSAMEPVWNGKEFVPRLMMPISLSFDHRVIDGADGARFITIINNMLSDIRRLVM